In Nitrospinota bacterium, a single genomic region encodes these proteins:
- a CDS encoding DUF420 domain-containing protein produces MIKITMLPHFQASMNMLCVLFLSLGYYNIKMKNKESHKKFMISALAASAIFFISYLVYHYNVGTYKFGGQGGVRKVYFTILLTHTVLSIIMLPMIFVTLYHAIRGNFEKHPVIARWTLPIWIYVSFTGVIIYFMLYHMYPPAG; encoded by the coding sequence ATGATAAAGATAACAATGCTGCCTCATTTCCAGGCATCGATGAATATGCTATGCGTGCTGTTCCTGTCGCTGGGGTATTACAACATTAAAATGAAAAACAAGGAGAGCCATAAAAAATTCATGATCTCCGCGCTTGCCGCTTCGGCCATATTCTTTATTTCCTATCTTGTTTATCACTACAATGTGGGAACCTATAAATTCGGCGGACAAGGTGGGGTGAGGAAGGTATATTTCACGATACTCCTTACGCATACGGTTCTATCAATCATCATGCTGCCGATGATATTTGTCACCCTGTACCACGCCATCAGGGGGAATTTCGAGAAGCACCCCGTAATAGCGAGATGGACCCTCCCGATTTGGATATATGTTTCGTTCACCGGTGTTATTATCTACTTCATGCTGTATCACATGTACCCTCCGGCAGGCTGA
- a CDS encoding endonuclease III domain-containing protein — protein MKTKLLKIQKKLSDRFGPRNWWPAETDLEVCIGAILTQNTSWKNVEKAISALRIENLLSIDALTAIEEHKLASLIKPAGYYNLKTKRLKSLIHYLSTVNSGDWRQFLRKSPLEKARDSLLSVYGVGPETADSILLYAANRRSFVIDKYTIRFGARFGLFRDDIGYERARAFFMEHLPKSWKLYNEYHALIVALGATHCKAKPDCVPCPLLDDCPTGRNNLSMNSVRSSKKKKGVRL, from the coding sequence ATGAAAACAAAGCTGTTGAAGATTCAAAAGAAGCTTTCCGACAGATTTGGACCAAGAAACTGGTGGCCTGCTGAGACCGATCTGGAGGTCTGCATAGGCGCTATTCTTACCCAGAATACTTCATGGAAAAACGTGGAAAAAGCGATATCGGCCCTACGCATAGAAAATCTTCTATCTATCGACGCACTTACTGCCATCGAAGAACACAAGCTCGCCTCACTGATCAAGCCTGCCGGATATTACAATCTGAAAACGAAAAGACTGAAGAGCCTGATACATTATTTATCCACTGTAAACAGCGGGGACTGGCGCCAGTTCCTTAGGAAGAGCCCGCTTGAAAAGGCGAGGGATTCGCTCCTTTCCGTATACGGTGTAGGGCCGGAAACCGCCGATTCCATACTCCTTTACGCCGCCAACCGAAGGTCATTTGTCATCGACAAATACACCATCCGTTTCGGAGCCAGATTTGGCCTTTTCCGGGACGATATCGGCTACGAAAGGGCGCGAGCCTTCTTTATGGAACATCTCCCGAAAAGCTGGAAACTTTACAACGAATATCACGCTCTCATCGTGGCGTTAGGTGCCACGCACTGCAAAGCGAAACCGGATTGCGTACCGTGCCCTCTTCTAGATGATTGCCCGACAGGGAGAAATAATCTGTCCATGAATTCCGTTAGATCCAGCAAAAAGAAAAAAGGGGTGCGCCTATGA
- a CDS encoding O-antigen ligase family protein yields MAYRKLEEKLLILLIAVGPILFWPYSYDEFREVKETFFHIVALGVFICSISEYLLLPSEKRLGFLRVYHDLGTGKYIAALLVISAVAFSISYLLNEHTPHGFRTLMNYMAGIMLFFSFVKIVSVDRGERWLKIFLIPVLINAVMGIAQYSGHDPFFESLDADFHEVYRKYRVAGFMDSPNMLAPLICSIAPFLFLKTVYARMGKEFISYLFLLAVVLVPLILSENLGGILSLGAVFVFLLIVLSVHFKKGGGLELSKLIVIWILFAVTLLFFTQRLVNMDSDSRAIKKWSMLERMSQYQASYQMFTESPIIGKGPGYYFRHFVEYRRAAWIGNPPPVLVTRSAHQAHNDFLQFLGEGGLISTIPLLGIIGIILYICFRFLGTYLNGGPPDEKRLVALASFSGFTVININALSNFPYHVAPLAVSAVFFGALFLTTARQGERR; encoded by the coding sequence ATGGCCTATAGAAAATTGGAAGAAAAACTTCTCATTCTCCTGATTGCAGTTGGCCCAATTCTTTTCTGGCCATACTCCTACGATGAATTCAGGGAAGTGAAAGAAACATTTTTCCATATCGTTGCTCTAGGCGTATTCATCTGCTCTATATCCGAATATTTGCTCCTCCCTTCCGAGAAACGTCTTGGATTTCTCAGGGTATACCATGACCTCGGCACCGGAAAATATATTGCGGCGTTGCTGGTTATCTCGGCTGTTGCCTTCAGCATATCGTATCTCCTGAACGAGCATACTCCCCACGGCTTCAGAACCTTGATGAATTACATGGCCGGCATAATGCTATTTTTCTCCTTCGTTAAGATCGTTTCTGTGGATAGAGGGGAGCGGTGGCTGAAGATATTTCTAATTCCTGTTTTGATAAACGCAGTCATGGGTATAGCGCAATATTCGGGTCACGATCCGTTTTTCGAAAGCCTTGACGCGGATTTCCATGAGGTATACCGGAAATACAGAGTGGCCGGATTCATGGACAGCCCGAACATGCTCGCGCCATTAATCTGCAGTATTGCGCCATTCCTTTTTCTGAAAACTGTTTACGCAAGAATGGGAAAGGAATTTATTTCGTATCTTTTCCTCCTTGCAGTTGTCCTTGTTCCTCTGATCCTTTCAGAAAATCTGGGGGGAATACTCTCTCTCGGAGCGGTTTTTGTTTTTCTTCTGATAGTCCTCTCCGTTCATTTTAAAAAGGGGGGAGGATTGGAGCTTTCGAAGCTGATAGTAATTTGGATACTGTTTGCAGTTACTCTGCTGTTTTTCACTCAAAGGCTAGTAAATATGGATAGCGATTCAAGAGCCATCAAGAAATGGTCGATGCTGGAGAGAATGAGCCAGTATCAGGCGTCGTACCAGATGTTTACCGAGTCGCCGATCATAGGGAAGGGACCGGGATATTATTTCAGGCATTTCGTGGAGTACAGGCGCGCGGCCTGGATCGGAAATCCGCCTCCTGTGCTTGTGACGAGATCGGCACATCAGGCGCATAACGATTTTCTGCAGTTTTTGGGTGAAGGGGGGCTTATATCGACGATCCCTTTGCTCGGAATTATAGGAATAATCCTATATATATGTTTCAGGTTTCTCGGAACGTATCTGAATGGTGGTCCACCCGATGAAAAACGACTGGTAGCGCTCGCCTCTTTTTCAGGATTTACAGTTATAAATATCAATGCGCTGTCGAATTTTCCCTATCATGTTGCCCCTCTTGCCGTATCCGCGGTATTCTTTGGGGCGCTATTTTTAACGACAGCCAGGCAGGGGGAGCGTAGATAG
- a CDS encoding undecaprenyl/decaprenyl-phosphate alpha-N-acetylglucosaminyl 1-phosphate transferase, whose translation MIWFQYLTFFFASFVVSWVISRRLPARFSELGIVDKKSLPRKIPTAGGIAIAVSFILVVAISVFFYPEGIGDTYQRVTGLIVAAMVIALLGLYDDLYHASPAVKLLVQIIAAVILVASGLGMEKLTNPFAHVSTNPGSSVLLGTWGNLLLVGWILLLTNAVNIIDGLDGLASGICLISAMTMFTISHIFGETTLAALSLILVGSIFGFIGQNLPPAKIYLGDTGSLFLGFVLAAISITERRKGSVTVTLLVPVIVAAIPILDIFFSFFRRIFSWKNPFEGDELHTHHRLLSLGLSPEQINRMIYLVSIYLGINAGVLAFFPKETTIIVMILLAIGMLMAIEFIRSIPAKGGGKDKGKNIDKIVGE comes from the coding sequence ATGATTTGGTTTCAGTACCTTACATTTTTTTTCGCTTCCTTTGTCGTATCGTGGGTCATTTCCAGACGGCTTCCAGCCCGGTTCAGCGAACTCGGGATAGTCGATAAAAAATCGCTCCCAAGGAAAATCCCCACAGCGGGCGGCATAGCCATCGCGGTCTCTTTCATCCTGGTAGTTGCGATTTCAGTATTTTTCTATCCCGAAGGGATAGGAGATACTTATCAGAGGGTTACAGGCCTCATCGTTGCCGCAATGGTTATAGCGCTCCTCGGACTGTATGACGATCTGTACCACGCCTCGCCGGCTGTGAAACTCCTCGTTCAGATTATCGCCGCGGTCATACTTGTAGCGTCGGGTCTCGGGATGGAAAAACTCACAAATCCCTTCGCGCACGTCTCAACGAATCCCGGTTCATCGGTGTTACTCGGCACATGGGGCAACCTTCTCCTGGTCGGCTGGATACTCCTTCTCACCAATGCGGTGAATATAATTGACGGCCTCGACGGCCTTGCGTCCGGCATATGCCTTATATCCGCGATGACGATGTTTACGATAAGCCACATTTTCGGCGAAACGACACTTGCCGCACTCTCGCTGATACTGGTAGGATCCATCTTCGGCTTTATAGGGCAGAACCTCCCCCCCGCGAAAATCTATCTGGGGGATACAGGCTCGCTCTTTCTCGGCTTCGTCCTTGCGGCGATCTCCATTACTGAACGACGAAAAGGGTCGGTAACGGTCACGCTACTTGTCCCTGTTATTGTGGCGGCTATCCCGATACTCGATATCTTTTTCTCTTTCTTCAGGCGGATATTCAGCTGGAAAAATCCTTTTGAGGGTGACGAGCTTCATACGCACCACAGGCTCCTTTCGCTCGGTCTCAGCCCTGAACAGATAAACCGGATGATATACCTTGTCAGTATCTATCTCGGCATAAACGCGGGGGTGCTCGCGTTCTTCCCGAAGGAGACGACAATTATCGTCATGATACTCCTAGCGATAGGAATGCTTATGGCGATAGAGTTCATCAGGTCGATACCCGCAAAGGGTGGTGGAAAAGACAAAGGAAAAAATATCGACAAGATAGTCGGCGAGTGA
- the miaB gene encoding tRNA (N6-isopentenyl adenosine(37)-C2)-methylthiotransferase MiaB, with protein MDYQEQADIAATAEEKMPSTFKLVTFGCQMNKYDSEKMNGVLVSNGMSEVDLAEEADLILVNTCSIREKAENKVFSYIGRLAELKEKNKNLLIALGGCMATFNKKEIFRKAPGLDIVFGPDSISKIPELISQRLVSGRKQMDIGFSEEITWDSPEGLVRKSGVVAWIGIMKGCDNHCTYCVVPGTRGREISRHPDSIIGEVRDLAGKGYREICLIGQNVNSYGKGLTPEITFPELLRSVEEIDGVQRIRFMTSHPKDITDELIEEMAVSRKICPSLHMPLQSGSDSVLARMNRGYTVSEYLAKVERIRNAVEGISISTDLMVGFPGETEEDFLSTCEVMKRVRFDSLFLFNYSSRSGTPAAGYGEQVERKVSQERFDTALTLHKSIIAEKNLDMKGRKVVVLCEDTYNGNMKRHSADNSGFLSGRTRDNFMVVFKGARGLIGEEIELRIYGAAGYNLLGEPV; from the coding sequence ATGGATTACCAGGAACAGGCCGATATTGCCGCGACGGCGGAAGAAAAAATGCCGTCAACATTCAAGCTGGTTACGTTCGGATGCCAGATGAACAAGTATGACTCGGAAAAGATGAACGGAGTCCTTGTATCAAACGGAATGTCGGAGGTCGATTTGGCTGAGGAGGCCGATCTGATCCTCGTCAACACCTGCTCTATAAGGGAAAAGGCGGAAAACAAGGTGTTTTCGTACATAGGGAGACTGGCAGAGTTGAAAGAGAAAAATAAAAATCTCCTTATTGCGCTGGGCGGATGCATGGCTACGTTTAACAAGAAAGAGATCTTCAGGAAAGCGCCTGGCCTGGACATAGTTTTTGGCCCCGATTCCATAAGTAAAATACCGGAATTGATAAGCCAAAGGCTCGTTTCCGGCAGAAAACAGATGGATATCGGATTCTCGGAAGAAATAACCTGGGATTCACCCGAAGGATTGGTGAGGAAAAGCGGCGTAGTTGCGTGGATCGGTATCATGAAAGGGTGCGACAACCACTGTACATATTGCGTCGTTCCCGGAACACGGGGGAGGGAGATCAGCCGTCATCCCGATTCGATCATCGGGGAAGTAAGGGATCTTGCGGGAAAGGGGTACAGGGAGATCTGCCTCATAGGGCAAAACGTGAATTCCTACGGAAAGGGATTGACGCCGGAGATAACATTTCCTGAATTGCTGAGAAGTGTCGAAGAAATAGACGGCGTTCAGCGGATAAGGTTCATGACGTCGCATCCGAAGGATATTACCGACGAACTTATAGAAGAAATGGCTGTCTCGAGAAAAATATGCCCAAGTCTTCATATGCCGCTTCAATCCGGATCCGACAGTGTGCTGGCAAGGATGAACAGGGGGTACACGGTTTCGGAATATCTCGCCAAAGTTGAGCGGATTCGGAATGCCGTTGAAGGGATATCCATTTCAACAGACCTGATGGTAGGTTTCCCTGGAGAGACGGAGGAAGACTTTCTTTCTACATGTGAGGTAATGAAGAGGGTACGGTTTGATTCCCTTTTCCTTTTTAATTATTCATCACGCTCCGGGACGCCAGCCGCCGGGTATGGGGAACAGGTAGAGAGAAAAGTATCGCAGGAGAGATTCGATACGGCGCTGACACTGCACAAATCGATCATTGCCGAAAAGAATCTTGATATGAAGGGAAGAAAAGTTGTGGTGCTGTGCGAAGATACATATAATGGAAACATGAAGCGCCATTCTGCCGATAACAGCGGATTCCTTTCAGGCAGAACGCGCGACAATTTCATGGTTGTTTTCAAAGGTGCACGGGGCCTGATCGGAGAGGAGATCGAACTCAGAATTTACGGCGCCGCAGGGTACAACCTTTTAGGCGAGCCGGTTTAG
- a CDS encoding glycosyltransferase family 2 protein — translation MEKPFCSVIIVNWNGKGALATMLRSLTLFEDSANLQVIVSDNGSTDGSVQMLRSEFPFVTVVENRANIGFGAGNNSALPFVESDYVLFANPDMEFIEPVIARLLETLVVDREIGAIGPRILNSDGSFMRQCKRGFPDPATSLYYLLGLGRLFPSSRRFGKYFMSYLPDDEPADVDALSGSFFMTRSSTIREAGGFNEFFFLFVEEVELFLRFRRAGFAIRYMPDVKVVHHGGACFDSAPRKRLFYHYHMTRSHLILFAKERIRDGGGIGYHLAFLLIMLRYLGISIIAVNTGIFRQSVEFIRIHFGKFEKLKAGV, via the coding sequence ATGGAAAAGCCCTTTTGTTCGGTAATCATAGTGAACTGGAACGGGAAGGGCGCGCTTGCGACGATGCTGAGAAGCTTGACGCTTTTCGAGGATAGCGCGAATCTTCAGGTGATAGTTTCAGACAACGGTTCAACGGACGGTTCGGTACAGATGTTGAGAAGCGAGTTTCCATTTGTGACGGTTGTCGAGAACAGGGCAAACATAGGCTTCGGCGCAGGGAATAACAGCGCGCTCCCTTTCGTGGAATCGGACTATGTTCTTTTTGCAAATCCCGATATGGAGTTCATAGAACCTGTCATTGCCAGACTGTTGGAAACCCTTGTGGTAGACCGCGAGATAGGCGCGATCGGACCAAGGATATTGAATTCGGACGGGAGCTTCATGAGGCAGTGCAAAAGGGGTTTCCCCGATCCAGCGACCTCCCTCTATTATCTTCTCGGTCTGGGCAGACTGTTCCCTTCGAGCCGCAGGTTTGGAAAATATTTCATGTCCTACCTCCCAGACGATGAACCGGCAGACGTTGACGCGCTTTCAGGCTCGTTCTTTATGACAAGGTCGTCCACCATAAGGGAAGCGGGGGGATTTAACGAGTTTTTCTTCCTCTTTGTAGAGGAGGTGGAGCTTTTTCTCCGCTTTCGCAGGGCCGGTTTTGCCATCAGGTACATGCCGGATGTAAAGGTCGTTCATCATGGCGGGGCCTGCTTTGACAGCGCCCCCAGAAAGAGGCTTTTCTATCACTACCATATGACCAGGTCGCATCTGATCTTGTTCGCAAAGGAGAGGATAAGGGACGGAGGGGGTATCGGTTATCATTTGGCATTTCTCCTTATAATGTTAAGATATCTGGGTATATCGATCATAGCAGTGAACACAGGTATTTTCCGCCAGTCGGTCGAGTTTATTAGGATCCATTTCGGGAAATTTGAGAAGTTGAAAGCAGGCGTATGA
- a CDS encoding ABC transporter permease — protein MRHFFSSALTLWKRELVRFYRDRSRVIGGLVPPIIFWVFIGTGFSGSFRPGTGEGISYMHYFFPGILTLIFLFTAVFSSISIIEDRHEGFLQSVLVAPVSRTAVVFGKVFGSATLALIQGIPFLIIGLIFGISPEVGSIVKMMLILFGASFSLAAIGFMLAWNLDSTQGFHAVMNMFLIPMWLLSGALFPKSGVPSWLDWLVTVNPLTYTVSALQQVLFLPGTFEGLPSPGLCAVVNVAFCLVTFGMAVIVSQKGEK, from the coding sequence ATGAGACATTTTTTTTCATCGGCTCTTACGCTTTGGAAGAGGGAGCTTGTACGGTTTTATCGCGACAGAAGCAGGGTAATAGGGGGTCTTGTGCCGCCGATAATATTCTGGGTATTCATAGGGACAGGCTTCAGCGGCTCGTTCCGCCCCGGCACCGGCGAGGGGATCTCATACATGCACTACTTCTTTCCTGGGATACTTACACTGATATTCCTGTTTACAGCGGTCTTTTCCTCGATCTCCATAATTGAAGACAGGCATGAAGGATTCCTGCAATCGGTCCTTGTGGCTCCTGTCTCGCGCACTGCTGTTGTATTCGGGAAAGTGTTCGGAAGCGCGACGCTGGCGCTCATCCAGGGAATTCCGTTCCTGATTATCGGCTTGATATTCGGCATAAGCCCGGAGGTCGGCTCGATCGTAAAAATGATGCTGATACTTTTCGGCGCGTCGTTCTCGCTTGCGGCGATCGGGTTCATGCTGGCATGGAACCTCGATTCCACACAGGGATTCCACGCTGTTATGAACATGTTTCTAATACCGATGTGGCTCCTCTCCGGCGCGCTCTTTCCCAAAAGCGGCGTCCCTTCGTGGCTGGACTGGCTGGTGACGGTAAACCCGCTGACGTATACTGTTTCGGCGCTTCAGCAGGTTTTGTTTTTGCCGGGAACATTCGAAGGGCTTCCATCACCCGGCCTCTGCGCGGTTGTGAACGTGGCGTTTTGTCTTGTAACGTTCGGCATGGCGGTAATAGTTTCGCAGAAAGGGGAAAAATAG
- the dapA gene encoding 4-hydroxy-tetrahydrodipicolinate synthase translates to MFRGSITALVTPFKNGKIEQGHFKDIIEWQIENGTDGIVPCGSTGESATLDYKEHKEAIGLAVKIANGRVKVIAGTGSNSTTEAIELTSAAKDLGADGALLLAPYYNKPTQEGTYLHFMAIADAVEIPQIIYNVPSRTALNILPDTVARLAKHENIVGIKEATGSVEQALHVINLCPKDFLLLSGDDAINWPLLAIGSAGSISVTANVVPKKMSEMHTLFFDGKTAESLKIHYELLELHKVMFIETNPIPVKSALAMMGRVNDEFRLPLTPVSDGARKILEKALRDYKLL, encoded by the coding sequence ATGTTTAGAGGTTCGATAACAGCGCTGGTAACACCGTTCAAGAACGGAAAGATCGAGCAGGGGCATTTCAAGGATATTATCGAATGGCAGATAGAAAACGGAACAGATGGAATAGTCCCGTGCGGTTCCACGGGGGAATCTGCGACGCTCGACTACAAGGAGCATAAAGAGGCAATCGGCCTGGCGGTGAAGATCGCAAACGGGCGGGTAAAGGTAATTGCCGGCACCGGGAGCAACTCCACAACCGAAGCGATAGAGCTGACCTCAGCGGCAAAAGACCTCGGCGCGGACGGCGCACTACTGCTTGCTCCCTACTACAACAAGCCTACTCAGGAAGGGACATACCTCCACTTCATGGCTATCGCCGACGCGGTGGAGATTCCGCAGATAATCTACAACGTCCCTTCACGGACCGCTTTGAACATCCTCCCCGATACCGTGGCGAGGCTGGCAAAACATGAGAATATAGTTGGAATAAAAGAGGCGACAGGCTCGGTGGAGCAGGCATTGCACGTTATCAACCTCTGTCCGAAGGATTTCCTCCTCCTTTCAGGCGACGACGCTATTAACTGGCCATTGCTTGCCATCGGTTCGGCTGGCTCCATCTCGGTGACCGCTAACGTCGTTCCGAAAAAGATGTCTGAAATGCACACGCTTTTCTTCGATGGGAAAACCGCCGAGTCGCTGAAGATACATTACGAACTTCTTGAACTCCACAAGGTGATGTTTATCGAAACGAATCCTATCCCGGTAAAATCCGCTCTCGCGATGATGGGGAGAGTGAACGACGAATTCCGTCTTCCGCTTACCCCTGTTTCCGACGGCGCGCGAAAAATACTTGAAAAGGCATTAAGGGATTACAAGCTTCTATAA
- a CDS encoding bifunctional nuclease family protein → MENGSRIEMRVEGLTLDPVTNMPILILKDLEGNRSLPIWIGVFEANAIALEMEKVSPPRPMTHDLIKNIFDAAVANVDYICVNELKDNTFFAIISVKLGKMNLEIDSRPSDAIAVALRMNAKILVEKKVLEEAKSFDTSQDASLGEDQQWKKWLNEVKPEDFGNIDQ, encoded by the coding sequence ATGGAAAACGGCAGCAGAATAGAGATGCGGGTTGAGGGTCTTACCCTTGATCCTGTAACAAATATGCCTATCCTGATACTCAAGGATCTTGAAGGGAACCGCTCGCTTCCTATCTGGATAGGGGTTTTTGAAGCCAACGCAATCGCCCTTGAGATGGAGAAGGTGAGTCCGCCGCGGCCAATGACTCACGACCTAATCAAGAACATATTCGACGCGGCTGTGGCAAACGTCGATTACATCTGCGTAAACGAACTGAAGGACAATACATTTTTCGCGATCATATCCGTAAAGCTGGGCAAAATGAACCTGGAGATAGATTCCAGGCCGTCTGATGCTATTGCCGTGGCTCTCAGGATGAACGCGAAAATCCTCGTGGAAAAAAAGGTACTCGAAGAGGCCAAATCATTCGACACCTCACAGGATGCATCACTGGGCGAAGATCAGCAGTGGAAGAAGTGGCTCAATGAAGTAAAGCCGGAAGATTTCGGCAATATAGACCAGTAG
- a CDS encoding NUDIX hydrolase encodes MTAHKKTVECPNCGEPIEVFKNPKPTVDIIIEMPGGIVLIHRKNEPKVWAIPGGFVDYGESLEDAAVREAKEETGLDICELRQFHAYSDPARDRRSHNISVVFTAKGEGIPKAASDADDIALFDKESLPEHLGFDHRDILDDYFSRRY; translated from the coding sequence ATGACCGCTCACAAAAAAACGGTGGAGTGCCCGAACTGCGGCGAACCGATAGAGGTTTTTAAAAATCCAAAACCGACGGTCGATATCATTATTGAAATGCCCGGCGGAATAGTTTTGATACACAGGAAGAACGAGCCGAAGGTATGGGCAATCCCCGGAGGCTTTGTCGACTACGGTGAATCGCTTGAAGACGCGGCTGTCCGCGAAGCTAAGGAAGAGACCGGCCTCGACATCTGCGAACTCCGACAGTTCCACGCGTATTCAGACCCGGCGCGCGACAGGAGATCGCACAATATCAGCGTGGTATTCACCGCGAAGGGAGAAGGAATCCCGAAAGCCGCCAGCGACGCTGACGACATAGCGCTATTTGATAAAGAGAGTCTCCCCGAACATCTAGGCTTTGATCACCGCGACATCCTCGACGACTATTTCAGCCGCCGTTATTAA
- a CDS encoding ABC transporter ATP-binding protein, whose product MDIVIAENLRHTYPARRRSREYEALKGVDLSVRKGDIFGFLGPNGSGKTTLFKILSTLIEPTSGRCEIAGLDIAARKPDVRKKIGVVFQSPSLDKKLTVEENLHYHGHLYGLSGAQLKARIGELLEKFQLEEKRDKFVETLSGGEKRRVEIAKGIMHKPELLIMDEPSTGLDVRARRSMWNMLETLKTVDGVTVLLTTHLMYEAELCDHIVIMDSGKVEVNGKPEELKKSIGADIITVSADKPEEFMKSYGMKFNDKPLLVNGKVRIEKENGHRFVSQIVESFPDEVTGVTFGRPTLEDVFIQKTGHGFLHGEKETE is encoded by the coding sequence TTGGATATAGTTATTGCTGAAAATTTAAGACATACATATCCTGCAAGAAGGAGATCCAGAGAGTACGAGGCCCTAAAAGGGGTAGACCTTTCGGTAAGAAAAGGGGATATCTTCGGTTTTCTGGGTCCGAACGGATCGGGGAAGACTACTCTGTTCAAAATACTCTCCACGCTGATAGAGCCGACGTCCGGGAGATGCGAAATAGCCGGACTCGATATTGCCGCGCGGAAACCGGATGTAAGGAAAAAAATTGGGGTCGTTTTTCAATCCCCTAGCCTCGATAAAAAACTCACAGTGGAAGAGAACCTCCACTACCACGGACATCTTTACGGATTATCGGGGGCGCAACTAAAGGCGCGCATCGGCGAACTTCTTGAGAAATTCCAGCTTGAGGAGAAGCGGGACAAATTTGTGGAAACCCTTTCGGGGGGGGAAAAGCGGCGTGTTGAAATAGCCAAGGGGATCATGCACAAGCCGGAACTTCTGATAATGGATGAGCCTTCCACCGGACTTGATGTACGCGCCAGAAGGTCGATGTGGAATATGCTTGAAACATTGAAGACGGTAGACGGAGTGACTGTGCTTTTAACTACCCACCTAATGTACGAAGCGGAGCTGTGCGACCATATCGTGATAATGGACAGCGGGAAGGTGGAAGTGAACGGCAAGCCGGAAGAGCTGAAAAAATCCATTGGAGCGGATATCATCACCGTATCAGCCGATAAGCCGGAAGAGTTCATGAAAAGCTACGGCATGAAATTCAACGACAAGCCTCTCCTGGTGAACGGCAAGGTGAGAATTGAAAAAGAGAACGGGCACAGGTTCGTTTCGCAGATAGTGGAATCGTTTCCAGATGAAGTGACAGGCGTGACGTTCGGGAGGCCGACGCTTGAGGATGTTTTCATCCAGAAGACCGGACATGGATTTCTGCATGGCGAGAAGGAGACGGAATGA